From Thermococcus barophilus MP:
TAAGTATATTATAATGCTTGACCCAGATGGCAGTTACGACCCATTAGATATCCCAAGATTATTGGGTCCTCTCTTAGAGGGCAAAGCAGATTTTGTCATGGGGACAAGACTTAAAGGTAAAATTGAAAAAGGAGCAATGCCTCGGCTACATAGATACATTGGGAATCCTTTACTCACAAAAATTCTCAACATATTGTTTAAGGCAGGAATTTCAGATGCGCACTGTGGAATGAGGGCAATAAGAAAAGATGCATTGGAAAAATTGCCTTTAAAGTGCAAAGGAATGGAGTTTGCCAGCGAGATGGTAATTGAGGCTGCAAAGAAAAAACTCAGAATTGCTGAGGTTCCAATAACATATCATCCGAGGATTGGGGAATCAAAGCTCAGCTCCTTCAGAGATGGATGGCGGCATTTAAGATTAATGTTGCTGTATTCTCCCTCTCATCTGTTTTTGTTCCCCGGTATTATTTTGGCACTCTTGGGCATTGGACTGCTCTCCTACACCTATTTAGTAAATCCAATTCGTTTGCACACTATGATACTGGGGAGTCTTTTAACTATCGTGGGATTTCAGATAATAAACTTCGGCATTTCAAGTAAGGTATATGCCGTTAGGGAAGGTCTTGAAGAGCCCAGCAGGTTAACAAAATTCTTCATGAGGTATTCGATCTTAGAAGAAGGGCTAATAGTGGGTGGAATAATGTTCCTTATCGGAATAAGTTTAGGTATTAAGATATTCCTGGAATGGAAAGCCTCCGGGTACGGCTCATTGTTCAAAATCAATGAAGGCATCCTTGTGTTAACTCTGACGGTTTTGGGGTTACAGTTGATGTTCTTTTCATTCTTTGTAAGCATTTACATGCTTAAGGAGGGCTGAAATGAAAAATGAAAATATTGATTGTGTCTCCTTACTTCCATCCAGAGGGGGGAGGTCTTGAGAGATACGCCTATCAGATGGCCAGGAAATTATCGAGAAGCAATGACGTTACTGTTGTCTGCATGACAAAAAAGGAATCAAAAACAGAGAGGGTCGGAAAGATTAAAGTTTACAGATTAAAGCCCCTGTTTATACTGTCGAACACACCTGTCAGCTTAATCTTTGTGATTAAACTTGCCCAAATGATAAAAAAGGGAGAATTTGACTTAATAATTGCACACACTCCAGTTCCTTTTGCGGCTGATGTTGCCTCCCTGCTTGCAAAAATCTTTGGAATTAAAATAAAGATTGTGTATCATACAGTGGGATTAAAAAAGGGTAATACAGTCTTGGATATAGTAGGCAGAGTTTATTCATATACATTAGAGAAGCTGACCCTCAGAAATTGTGAGATAATCTCGGTCTCGGAGAAGGTCTGGGAGTACCTCAAATCCCGGGGATATAACTCAAGGATTATTATTCCCGAGATAAGTGAAGATTTAAGGGACATCAAACTTGATAGGAACATTAAAAGAGAAAATGCAATCCTCTTCGTTGGACAACTAAGCAGATATCATAGATTCAAAAATCTTGATATGCTGATTGAAGTCTTTGCTCGGGTTTCAAAGGAATTCCCAGACTGGAAGCTCTGGATTGTTGGGGATGGGGATTTAAGAGAGTATTATGAAGATTTGGTTAGAAAATTAAACCTAAAAGACAAAGTTAAGTTTTTTGGAAATGTTGAAAATCCTGAAGATCTTGCTGAAATTTATTCCAGAGCAAAAATTTTAGTCCTACCCTCGTCATTTGAGTCGTTTGGAATGGTTGTTTTGGAAGCACTGCATTTTAGAATATCTGTTGTAGTAAATAAAAACGTTGGGGCAGTTGATAGGTTGATTCTTCCTAGAAAGAATGGATTTATTTTTGACACGAGGTCTGAATTACTTATAATTCTAACGAAATTATTAGATAATCCCAAAATTGTTAGAAAAATGATGTTTAGAAAAAATCTATAATATTTTAGGTGCTGTATTGATGAACACATTAGGCATTGTATTCATTAATACATTTATAATATTATCTTAGGAAATATCTTTGATATAGACAATATTGTCTTTATTATTTTAATTGGCTTAATATTAATATACTGATGTCCCGAATGTTAGCGTAAAAAACATCTTGTAATGTATTTATTTAAAACTATTGCTCCGAAAGGCTTATATTTGGATAAAACATAATATCACATTGGCCTTTCACGAGGCCGGCCTCTGAAGGTTTTAAAAAATAAAAAGGTGAAATAGTATGAATAGAAGGAATAGAGCAAGGTTTTTGAGCGTGTTGCTAGCAGTGCTAATGCTACTAAGTGCAGTGCCAATGTTTACACCAGAAGTAGTTGCACAAACGTATCCAACGACTATCAAGATTGTCGGAAATGCAACAAACTGTGGAGTCAAGTTGTTCCAAGGATTTCCCTATGAAATAGTCATGAATATTTCATATTTAGATAGTTCTGGAAACGTGACTGCAATAAGCAGTAATGTTTATGCTAGGATATATTACTACAATACTACAAGTGGATCATGGATTCTGGCCTATGAAACTCCTGATCCAGGATTCTCTGTTCAGAATGGTAATGCAACAATTATCATAAACTCCACGCTGAGCCCAGGTTTCGTCAGCAATGAATATAGGGAAATCCCACAGGGAATCACAATGCTAAGGGTTACTTTGTATGATCCGGTATATAACATAAGTGCCAGTACAGATTTTGCCGTACTATTCCCATACACTGTCAGTACAACCATAACCAGTACAGTACCCTACTTAAACGGAACCTGGATGTACGATAGAGCCTTCAAAGAGATACCCTTTAACCTCACCGTCAATGTCACCTACGACTCTGATGCAGTTACATGCTTCGGAATTGCGATTCCCTCGAATGTAACAGTAGACATTACAATGCCAAATGGCAGCGTTATTTCCGATACGCTCCCATTGACAAATGGAACCGGTGAAAAGGTGTACGCCAACTTAGAGTCCTCTGTCCCTGGAACTGGGAATGTGGTGGTTACAGACTCACTTAATGGCTTAACAGCACCTCCAGAGTACTTCCAGGTCTACGACTGGAACATCAACTTCTTTACGATTAGCTTCAGCTTGACATATCCGCCATATGCGTGGATTCCATTTAACTTGAGTGGAACAGTTAACGCATACACGACTTTCGGTGGGCTGGGAACGTATACATTGGGTGTCAACGATACTATCTACTTGGTGCTGTTAAACAACACAATATTCAATACGACTGCAATTATGACCAATGGGACAGCTCCGTTTAACATAACTGACATCATCCTCCCGGGAGGCACCGATTATGCTCTATATGCAAGTATGGGTAACTACTCCCCAGAGACCACCTACTACTTCAACGTATCTTCATGGGACATCGAGATAACCCCGACCATAACCTGTACTAGTGGTGGTGCAGTGTGTGACTACTTCTATGCTGGTGTAAACCAGACCCTTAACATAACAATTAACTATCCAGTTAGCCCATACAATATTACCTCAACTGCCAACTACAGCGTGCTCCTCAACGGCGTTGAGATGTACTCTGGCAACATAACCATCATAAACAACACCGGAAGCGTCGAATTCCCGGTCAACTTCCCGGAGAACGGAACTGTTGTAGTGAAAGTCTGGGACGAGACCTACCATCCAGAGGTTAACAATGTAACCCTCGAGGTCAAGGATTGGGGCATTGGATATGGCTATTTGGTCGAGCACTATCCTGGAACTTGGTACTCAGTATTTGATGACAAGTTCTACGTGGGAATACCCGCAGACCTTAACCTGACAATCCTTTACAATGAACCTTGCCCAGTCAACTCAACTCTCGAGATAACCCTCCTGCTTCCAAACGGTACTGTGCTAACTTACAACGTCACTGTTACTGACAGCAACATGACCAACTTTGCGGTTCCCCAGACCTTCCTGTTCAGTGAGCCTGGATTCGTCGTTGTAACCTACAACGACACCACCCTTGGTAAGAGCGTTACCTTCAGCATACCTGTCAGGGACTGGGGCATATTCGTTGACGCTTCACCTGAGGAACTCACCCAGGACGAGAGCGTCAACCTCAACGTCTTCGTTGTGGAGTCTCTGTACTTTGACTGGCCAGGTGAGAGGAATGTTACTGTTACACTTGAACTTCCTGATGGATACGTCGAGACAAAGAATCTGACCCTTGAGGCCAACGATGACATCTATGGAGGTCAGGGCGGCTATCAGGGAATAATAACCTTCGAGAACGTCACACCGACAATGCCGGGAATTGCTTGGGTCACCGTTACCGACGTCCTCAGCGGCAAGTCTGTGAAGATGCCAATAAAGGTTAACGCAGCGATAACTCCAGGCAACAAGTGGATTGATGTGACTGCAACACCAGCAAATGAGCCAGTTTATGCCTACATCGGTAACTCTCTCAGGATAGAGCTTCAATACATGTACAGCGATGGCATAGCCGCCTACAAGGACTACGATGACCACATCGTTAACGTTACCATAACCGACGCCGATGGGACTGAATACTTCCTCCAGCTTCCGGTTGACAACGGATACCTCCTCATACCCAGCTACGCTATACCTGTTAACGGCACCAACGACATCGCCATAGAGGTTGTTGATGCCTACAACTCCAGCATTACCGGCGGTACTGTGGTCCCAGTCACCCAGTGGAATGTCACGTTTGACTTCGCCACTAACGGCACCGTCTGGGAGTACGTTGACAACACCCTCTACGTTACCGTCCACGTTAACGGCCCGAACGTTCCAGTCGACGTGAGCATAAACGGTGACCTCTACACCAATGTTGCTGACGGCCAGGTTATCGAGTATCCGATAACCGACCCGCAGGGAACGCTCGTCTACAACGTCATCGCCACTTACAACGGCCACCAGGTTGGAAGCGACACTTACACGGTACTCCCACAGGAGTGGAATGTCACGTTTGACTTCGCCACTAACGGCACCGTCTGGGAGTACGTTGACAACACCCTCTACGTTACCGTCCACGTTAACGGCCCGAACGTTCCAGTCGACGTGAGCATAAACGGTGACCTCTACACCAATGTTGCTGACGGCCAGGTTATATCAGTTGACATAGTTGATCCAATGGGCATTCTCACTTATAATGTCACAGCCATCTACAACGGCCACCAAGTTTCTGACGAGTGGATACACCTTATTCAAGTCAGATCTTGGAACGTTACGTTTGAGTTCTCCTATGCTGACGCTGCGACTGGCATTGGTGAGCTCTATCAGGGATTCAACGCTCGGCTTAACGTAACAGTTCACGTTAATGGCCCGGACGTTCCAGTTGACATCTGGTGGTGGACTTGGAACCTTGGAAACTATACAGATGGGTCTGTACTCTATCTTGGCTTTGGCCCAGTTCCTGCAGTTATTACACAGCAGTTCAAGGCTACTTACGAGGGACACATCGTTGGAAATGATACCTTTGTATACTCCTCTGCTACATGGAGCACAGAAGTTTCCGCACCTGATGAGCTCTACTACTTGCCGGACGGCTACACCAACATGGACGTTAAGATAGGCGTTGACTTGGCTGGGCTTCCGGAGATAATAACTGGAGGCTACAACGTCACCATAGAGCTCAACGTCACGCTCCCGAACGGCACAGTCATTCACAGGGTCGTTAACGGAACCAACTCGACGGTCTTTGACCTTGGAGACCTCACCTTCAATGAGAGTGGCGTGGTCACATACGTTGTCAAGGTTTACAAGCACGTTCCATGGCCAGGAGGGCCGCTCTATGAAGTCGGAAGCGCCAGCGGTACCATACCCATCGAGCTTGCCCTTGATGCCGTCATAACTGGAACCTACTACGAGAACATCCCGATGGACTTTGTGGTAAACGTCTACTCCATTTCCGACAGCCCGGACATAACCGTAACGATAAGCGGTACCAACTACACCGTCACGGCCGATCACGATGGTGTACTAACCATCCCGAACGTCACCCTCGAAGCCGGTAACTACACAGTCATAATAACCGATGCATCCCTTAACGCCACAATAACCAGGACCCTTGAAGTTCGCAACTGGGGCATCTACGTCGTCCCAACGCCTACGAATATAACTGCTGGTAGCGTCTACACCGTCACATTTGACATTAGCCTCATTGACCAGTACGGACAGCCCGTTGTTGTGAACGACAAGATACGCCTCCGCCTCGAGTTCAGCGACACCGATATCATCCCAAGCGGATTCTACGACCTTGTCTACTACATGGATATTGCCGATAATGGACATCTCACCAAGACAGTCAGCGTGTTCTCACCAGTTGCAGGAACGTTCCAAGTTATAGTCTCCGACAAGTATGGTAAGATGAACAACACCGAGCAGATCATCGTAAACGAGCCCAACCCCGCCGATCTCACATATGTGTACGTTAACATCAGAAAGCAAGGATCACTTAACCCGCCGGAGGAGCCAGTCAAGCTTTACTGGGGTCTTGAGCTTGGTGGGGTTAGGAAGTACTTCCCAGTATTCAACGCAACCATAAGTGACGACTACTCCGAGGCCATGTTCGCACTCTACCCGCAGAGTCCGTTCAGCCTCTATGTCATAGCTACTCCACTCAACGTTACCGCTCCCATTCTCACGGAGAACGAGCCGTGGGTCAGTAACATTACGGTTCAGAACGAGACCATAACCACATACACCAAGAACGTTACTGTGATACCCATTGAGGATGGATGGAACATCTCTGTGAGCGTCTACAAAGCAACTCTCCACAACGTCACGATCGAGCACTACCTCTACAACGTACCCATAACTCCGGGTGTCATCCAGCTCCAGCCCGGTTCAGCGTCTGTACAGGGTAATGCCATCTACGCGGGGCTTAGTGTTGAGCCCGAGCACTATGAGGAGTACATCTTTGGTCCATATGAGACTGCTAACTCTACTATGATAACCATAGAGCCCAACGAGCTTATGCTCATGCTCATAGACAACACCACACTCAAGCCGACCCAGGCTGGTGAGTACTTCACCTTCAAGGCTATGCTCAGCATAACCAATGCTGAGGAGCAGTTCAATGCCCAGTGGATGCCCTTCGAGTCCTGGATCCAGGCTATAGGCTTCCTCAACGACACTGAGAAGGGTGAGATAATCAGCGAGATACTCGACCAGATTGGAAACGTCTCAGCCCTCAACGGCCCAGTTGCCAACGAGACCCTTGACTTCCATATTGACAATACCGACATTGCCTACCTTGAGCCGACCAACGCTACCACTGACGAGATGGGAAGCGTTGTCTTCAAGGTCTACACCCAGGCCACTCCGGATATGACTCCGGAAGAGCTCAGTACCCTCATGGGTGCCGTTGACGTCTGGGCAACCTATGGCGATCTTGAGAGCAACCATATCACAGTCAACTTCGGTGGTACAGGTTCAATATCCGGTGACATAACCGATGACAGTGGAATGCAGATTGCAGGTGCCACCGTCATCGTCAAGATATGGAATGGAACTGCATGGGTTAACGCTACGGACTTCGAGGGCAATGTTCTAGTCACTGTGTCTGCAGAGGATGGTCACTACGCGCTAAACAATGTTCCAGCAGAGAAGAACGGAACTGAGTACATGGTCGTTGCAAAGAAAGGCAACCTGACCGGTTACGCCTACGTCACAGTGTATCCGTTTGCAACATCCACTGCGGACATCAAGCTCGGTGGAGAAGCCCAATACGCAGGTATTGCAATGTACAAAGAGAAAGTAGAAACTGCAGATACGGTGTACTTTGTCTTCAACAACCTTGGAACTCCAGATGCATTCTCAGTGTCTCAATACGTATCTCGTACAGTTCCAATAACTACTAGGACAGTGTCGTTACTTGCTGAAGACTTCAACATGAGTGCAGTCACTGCCAACGATGTTGTAATCTCAGTCGGTGGACCTTTAGTTAATCCAGTCACAGCAGCATATGAGAACATTGCTCCAGTGCATATGGTAATTGACGGAAAGGACATTACAATAGTATCACCACAAGGCAATGTTACATGGACAGCACCAACTCCATGGTGGAACGTCACAGAGGGATACTTCATAATCCAGCTCTTCACAGATGAAAACAGCGGAGCATTAGTCGTAACAATCTATGGTACTGATGCTGATAGTACTGCGGCTGGGGCTTACTACTTCCTCACTGAAGTCTATCCAAACATTGCTGCTTATAACAGCATATCGTACATTGTTGGAAAATGGGAGGATACTGAAGCAGGAGCAGACATTCCACTGCCAGGAGCGAACCTTGGAGATACAAGCGGATTCAGCGCCGGAGACACAATCACAGTAATCTTTATAGGCTGAAGCCTTTTTCCAACCTTTCTTTTCTCATCCTCTTTTCGTTTTGAAAATTTGTTAAAATTAGGAAACATTTACCCTACATTAGTTTTTTCTGAATGGGGGGATGATAATGAAAAAAGAACTTCAATGCTTGTTAATTATAAGTTTGCTTTTGATGAGTCTCGGAACAGTACCAGCGTTTCAAGGAAACTATGTAGAAGCAGGTAGTGAAAATGTTTTTATCACTGTCGACTCAAGTAACTTTCCAAGTGAAGTAGTGCTTCGCATTTCATTAAACGTTTCAGAGACTTTGAGTGCAGAGAATTTTGAAGTCTATGAAAATGGTGTAAGACAACAAATAACAGGCGTCTATTACACTGGAGAAGGACTTATAATGCCAATAGACGTTGTGTTTATAATAGACAGAAGCGATAGCATGGACAGTTATATAGAGGCTATTAAAAATAGTGCTTATCAATTTTCCTATGACCTCGAAAGAATTGGAGGGGAAAACGTCAGATTTGCTCTTGTAACTTTTGCAAATTATGATGATGCGAGAATAGATCTACCTCTTACAAATAATGTTTCTGAGTTTGTGGAAGCACTGAATTCCATATATACAGCAGGAGGTACAGAGTGGAGTTTTGGTGGAATCCTCAAGGCACTTGATTTGGAATTCAATCCAAATGCTCAGAAAGTGTTTATAGTTGTAACAGACGAAGATGATCAGTCTCCTTATTCTGTTGAAGAAGTAGCGAATAATTTGACAGCAGAAGGAGTTTTGTTAGCGCTAGTTTATAACCATAGAGATGGCCAAAAGCTTTCTGCTCTTTCAGAGATGATTGGTGCGTTAGATATAGATATCAGTGAAGTCCAACAGAATGGGTTCGAAGAGGTCTTGCACTATATAACAACGACAATTGGCCAGCAATATCAGATAGTTTACACACCCACCAATCAAAGCATGGATGGGGGTGAAAGACTGGTTAAGGTTATCATAAATCTTCCAGACGGTACCTACATGGAGGCCAATGTAAGTTATATTGCAAAGGAAAGATC
This genomic window contains:
- a CDS encoding glycosyltransferase family 2 protein codes for the protein MSIEVSIVLPTMNEEDAVKAVLPKIKDVMEKTGISYEIIVVDKSNDRTPEIAKNLGATVIRQKGKGYGDAYLEGFKHARGKYIIMLDPDGSYDPLDIPRLLGPLLEGKADFVMGTRLKGKIEKGAMPRLHRYIGNPLLTKILNILFKAGISDAHCGMRAIRKDALEKLPLKCKGMEFASEMVIEAAKKKLRIAEVPITYHPRIGESKLSSFRDGWRHLRLMLLYSPSHLFLFPGIILALLGIGLLSYTYLVNPIRLHTMILGSLLTIVGFQIINFGISSKVYAVREGLEEPSRLTKFFMRYSILEEGLIVGGIMFLIGISLGIKIFLEWKASGYGSLFKINEGILVLTLTVLGLQLMFFSFFVSIYMLKEG
- a CDS encoding glycosyltransferase, which codes for MKILIVSPYFHPEGGGLERYAYQMARKLSRSNDVTVVCMTKKESKTERVGKIKVYRLKPLFILSNTPVSLIFVIKLAQMIKKGEFDLIIAHTPVPFAADVASLLAKIFGIKIKIVYHTVGLKKGNTVLDIVGRVYSYTLEKLTLRNCEIISVSEKVWEYLKSRGYNSRIIIPEISEDLRDIKLDRNIKRENAILFVGQLSRYHRFKNLDMLIEVFARVSKEFPDWKLWIVGDGDLREYYEDLVRKLNLKDKVKFFGNVENPEDLAEIYSRAKILVLPSSFESFGMVVLEALHFRISVVVNKNVGAVDRLILPRKNGFIFDTRSELLIILTKLLDNPKIVRKMMFRKNL
- a CDS encoding carboxypeptidase-like regulatory domain-containing protein, with product MNRRNRARFLSVLLAVLMLLSAVPMFTPEVVAQTYPTTIKIVGNATNCGVKLFQGFPYEIVMNISYLDSSGNVTAISSNVYARIYYYNTTSGSWILAYETPDPGFSVQNGNATIIINSTLSPGFVSNEYREIPQGITMLRVTLYDPVYNISASTDFAVLFPYTVSTTITSTVPYLNGTWMYDRAFKEIPFNLTVNVTYDSDAVTCFGIAIPSNVTVDITMPNGSVISDTLPLTNGTGEKVYANLESSVPGTGNVVVTDSLNGLTAPPEYFQVYDWNINFFTISFSLTYPPYAWIPFNLSGTVNAYTTFGGLGTYTLGVNDTIYLVLLNNTIFNTTAIMTNGTAPFNITDIILPGGTDYALYASMGNYSPETTYYFNVSSWDIEITPTITCTSGGAVCDYFYAGVNQTLNITINYPVSPYNITSTANYSVLLNGVEMYSGNITIINNTGSVEFPVNFPENGTVVVKVWDETYHPEVNNVTLEVKDWGIGYGYLVEHYPGTWYSVFDDKFYVGIPADLNLTILYNEPCPVNSTLEITLLLPNGTVLTYNVTVTDSNMTNFAVPQTFLFSEPGFVVVTYNDTTLGKSVTFSIPVRDWGIFVDASPEELTQDESVNLNVFVVESLYFDWPGERNVTVTLELPDGYVETKNLTLEANDDIYGGQGGYQGIITFENVTPTMPGIAWVTVTDVLSGKSVKMPIKVNAAITPGNKWIDVTATPANEPVYAYIGNSLRIELQYMYSDGIAAYKDYDDHIVNVTITDADGTEYFLQLPVDNGYLLIPSYAIPVNGTNDIAIEVVDAYNSSITGGTVVPVTQWNVTFDFATNGTVWEYVDNTLYVTVHVNGPNVPVDVSINGDLYTNVADGQVIEYPITDPQGTLVYNVIATYNGHQVGSDTYTVLPQEWNVTFDFATNGTVWEYVDNTLYVTVHVNGPNVPVDVSINGDLYTNVADGQVISVDIVDPMGILTYNVTAIYNGHQVSDEWIHLIQVRSWNVTFEFSYADAATGIGELYQGFNARLNVTVHVNGPDVPVDIWWWTWNLGNYTDGSVLYLGFGPVPAVITQQFKATYEGHIVGNDTFVYSSATWSTEVSAPDELYYLPDGYTNMDVKIGVDLAGLPEIITGGYNVTIELNVTLPNGTVIHRVVNGTNSTVFDLGDLTFNESGVVTYVVKVYKHVPWPGGPLYEVGSASGTIPIELALDAVITGTYYENIPMDFVVNVYSISDSPDITVTISGTNYTVTADHDGVLTIPNVTLEAGNYTVIITDASLNATITRTLEVRNWGIYVVPTPTNITAGSVYTVTFDISLIDQYGQPVVVNDKIRLRLEFSDTDIIPSGFYDLVYYMDIADNGHLTKTVSVFSPVAGTFQVIVSDKYGKMNNTEQIIVNEPNPADLTYVYVNIRKQGSLNPPEEPVKLYWGLELGGVRKYFPVFNATISDDYSEAMFALYPQSPFSLYVIATPLNVTAPILTENEPWVSNITVQNETITTYTKNVTVIPIEDGWNISVSVYKATLHNVTIEHYLYNVPITPGVIQLQPGSASVQGNAIYAGLSVEPEHYEEYIFGPYETANSTMITIEPNELMLMLIDNTTLKPTQAGEYFTFKAMLSITNAEEQFNAQWMPFESWIQAIGFLNDTEKGEIISEILDQIGNVSALNGPVANETLDFHIDNTDIAYLEPTNATTDEMGSVVFKVYTQATPDMTPEELSTLMGAVDVWATYGDLESNHITVNFGGTGSISGDITDDSGMQIAGATVIVKIWNGTAWVNATDFEGNVLVTVSAEDGHYALNNVPAEKNGTEYMVVAKKGNLTGYAYVTVYPFATSTADIKLGGEAQYAGIAMYKEKVETADTVYFVFNNLGTPDAFSVSQYVSRTVPITTRTVSLLAEDFNMSAVTANDVVISVGGPLVNPVTAAYENIAPVHMVIDGKDITIVSPQGNVTWTAPTPWWNVTEGYFIIQLFTDENSGALVVTIYGTDADSTAAGAYYFLTEVYPNIAAYNSISYIVGKWEDTEAGADIPLPGANLGDTSGFSAGDTITVIFIG